A genome region from Crossiella equi includes the following:
- a CDS encoding dihydrolipoamide acetyltransferase family protein, whose translation MADLKQFNLPDLGEGLTEAELITWHVRPGDTVALNQIIAEVETAKAAVEMPSPYSGTVVTLHHEPGTTIEVGAPFITVDCGGEGSAPAPAEAPAPAAEPVPERESVLVGYGAKTTTSNRRRPRKDAPARTGAPTTAAPASPAPVPASPAPAAAPAAAVATGRPAAKPPVRKLAKDLDIDLRTVIGTGPQGTITRQDLLAATSATPAAATAPAPAAAAPAYDTTREERIPIKGVRKLTAEAMVSSAFTAPHVTEFITVDVTPTMELLAELKESKAFAGVKLTPLALIAKALLLALRRNPTLNSRWDEANQEIVLPRYVNLGIAAATPRGLVVPNIKDADRLSLVELASALGELTVTAKEGKTPPADMTGGTITITNVGVFGVDTGTPIINPGEAAILCLGAIRKQPWVHNDELAIRQVTTFSLSFDHRLVDGEQGSRFLADLAAILSDTRNLIAFS comes from the coding sequence GTGGCCGACCTCAAGCAGTTCAACCTCCCCGACCTCGGGGAGGGCCTCACGGAGGCCGAGCTGATCACCTGGCACGTGCGGCCGGGTGACACCGTCGCGCTGAACCAGATCATCGCCGAGGTGGAGACCGCCAAGGCCGCCGTGGAGATGCCCTCGCCGTACTCGGGCACCGTGGTCACCCTGCACCACGAGCCGGGCACCACCATCGAGGTCGGCGCGCCCTTCATCACCGTCGACTGCGGTGGCGAGGGCAGCGCCCCGGCCCCGGCCGAGGCCCCCGCACCGGCGGCCGAGCCGGTTCCGGAGCGGGAGAGCGTGCTGGTCGGCTACGGCGCCAAGACCACCACGAGCAACCGCCGCCGCCCGCGCAAGGACGCACCGGCCCGCACCGGGGCCCCGACTACGGCGGCACCGGCCTCCCCCGCGCCGGTCCCGGCCAGCCCGGCGCCCGCCGCGGCACCGGCCGCCGCGGTGGCCACCGGTCGTCCGGCGGCCAAGCCGCCGGTGCGCAAGCTGGCCAAGGACCTGGACATCGACCTGCGCACGGTGATCGGCACCGGCCCGCAGGGCACCATCACCCGCCAGGACCTGCTGGCCGCCACCAGCGCCACCCCGGCTGCCGCGACCGCCCCCGCACCGGCGGCGGCCGCCCCGGCCTACGACACCACCCGCGAGGAGCGGATCCCGATCAAGGGCGTCCGCAAGCTCACCGCGGAGGCCATGGTCAGCAGCGCGTTCACCGCGCCGCACGTCACCGAGTTCATCACCGTCGACGTCACGCCGACCATGGAGCTGCTGGCCGAGCTGAAGGAGAGCAAGGCCTTCGCCGGGGTCAAGCTCACCCCGCTGGCCCTGATCGCCAAGGCGCTGCTGCTGGCGCTGCGCCGCAACCCGACGCTCAACTCGCGCTGGGACGAGGCGAACCAGGAGATCGTGCTGCCCCGCTACGTCAACCTGGGCATCGCGGCGGCCACCCCGCGCGGGCTGGTCGTGCCCAACATCAAGGACGCGGACCGGCTGAGCCTGGTGGAGCTGGCCTCCGCGCTGGGCGAGCTGACCGTGACCGCCAAGGAGGGCAAGACCCCGCCCGCCGACATGACCGGCGGCACGATCACGATCACCAACGTCGGCGTCTTCGGCGTGGACACCGGCACCCCGATCATCAACCCGGGCGAGGCGGCGATCCTGTGCCTGGGCGCGATCCGCAAGCAGCCGTGGGTGCACAACGACGAGCTGGCGATCCGCCAGGTCACCACGTTCTCGCTGTCCTTCGACCACCGCCTGGTCGACGGGGAGCAGGGTTCGCGGTTCCTGGCCGACCTGGCGGCGATCCTGTCCGACACCCGCAACCTGATCGCCTTCAGCTGA
- a CDS encoding alpha-ketoacid dehydrogenase subunit beta, with protein MATTKLSMAKAINAGLRKALENDPKVVLMGEDIGKLGGVFRVTDGLQKDFGDERVMDTPLAESGIIGTAIGMAFRGYRPVCEIQFDGFVYPAFDQIVSQVAKLHYRSQGTVKMPLTIRIPFGGGIGAVEHHSESPEAYFAHTAGLRVVTCSDSDDAYGMLQQAIASDDPVVFFEPKRLYQHKGEVDLGRSVADRDPLHRARIARSGTDLTIAAYGPVVGTALAAAEAAAAEGTSIEVIDLRTLSPLDFDTVEQSVMRTGRLVVTHEASVFLGLGAEIAARITERCFYHLEAPVLRVGGFHLPYPASKLEEHHLPDLDRLLHAADRALAY; from the coding sequence ATGGCCACGACGAAGCTGTCCATGGCGAAGGCCATCAACGCGGGTCTGCGCAAGGCGTTGGAGAACGACCCCAAGGTCGTGCTGATGGGCGAGGACATCGGCAAGCTCGGCGGTGTCTTCCGCGTCACGGACGGCCTGCAGAAGGACTTCGGCGACGAGCGGGTGATGGACACCCCGCTGGCCGAGTCCGGCATCATCGGCACCGCGATCGGCATGGCCTTCCGCGGCTACCGCCCGGTGTGCGAGATCCAGTTCGACGGGTTCGTCTACCCGGCCTTCGACCAGATCGTGTCCCAGGTGGCGAAGCTGCACTACCGCTCCCAGGGCACGGTCAAGATGCCGCTGACCATCCGCATCCCGTTCGGCGGCGGCATCGGCGCGGTGGAGCACCACTCGGAGTCCCCCGAGGCCTACTTCGCGCACACCGCCGGTCTGCGCGTGGTGACCTGCTCGGACTCCGACGACGCCTACGGCATGCTCCAGCAGGCCATCGCCAGCGACGACCCGGTGGTCTTCTTCGAGCCCAAGCGCCTCTACCAGCACAAGGGCGAGGTCGACCTGGGCCGCTCGGTCGCCGACCGCGACCCGCTGCACCGGGCTCGCATCGCGCGCAGCGGCACCGACCTCACCATCGCCGCCTACGGCCCGGTGGTGGGCACCGCGCTGGCCGCCGCCGAGGCCGCGGCCGCGGAGGGCACCTCGATCGAGGTGATCGACCTGCGCACCCTGTCCCCCCTGGACTTCGACACCGTCGAGCAGTCGGTCATGCGCACCGGCCGCCTGGTCGTGACGCACGAGGCCTCGGTGTTCCTCGGCCTCGGCGCGGAGATCGCGGCGCGCATCACCGAGCGCTGCTTCTACCACCTGGAGGCCCCGGTGCTGCGCGTCGGCGGCTTCCACCTGCCCTACCCGGCGAGCAAGCTCGAGGAGCACCACCTGCCCGACCTCGACCGCCTGCTGCACGCCGCCGACCGCGCGCTCGCGTACTGA